One window from the genome of Nitrospira sp. encodes:
- a CDS encoding DUF5069 domain-containing protein, whose product MDLRTSFPRSMRVTLAGYVHLARMIDKCRAVLAGTQGEYLYPCPMDERLLEFVGITSDQFTSAVNTNPTDAGVAAWFQQTATSHPTAELDEWNMKLLARGPSSPESLEKFKKYRDAVDPSRTDLTAWSDLQDLEEGRDVPRRIVIA is encoded by the coding sequence ATGGATCTGAGAACCTCATTCCCACGAAGCATGCGAGTTACACTCGCGGGCTACGTTCATCTCGCACGCATGATCGACAAATGCCGCGCGGTCCTCGCCGGAACGCAAGGTGAGTACCTCTATCCCTGCCCGATGGATGAACGGCTTTTGGAGTTCGTCGGAATCACCAGCGATCAATTCACCTCGGCAGTGAACACGAATCCAACCGATGCAGGCGTAGCGGCCTGGTTCCAGCAGACTGCCACATCGCATCCGACAGCTGAGTTAGATGAATGGAATATGAAGCTGTTGGCGCGCGGCCCCAGCTCTCCGGAGAGCCTGGAGAAGTTCAAGAAATACCGGGACGCCGTGGATCCTTCACGGACCGATCTGACCGCCTGGTCCGATCTGCAAGATTTGGAAGAAGGGCGAGACGTACCGCGACGAATAGTGATTGCCTAA
- a CDS encoding DUF3386 family protein, with amino-acid sequence MSMHTPPQSTVADDPKAREVMRQAFEKTARWPKDFNGFTADLTVNINGKVTTGPVMVKGPREVSVQLGDADVQKWAQEQLGMIAVHRGPRSFEESDGKYSLTMEEDGHPFGTKLDIHGSNSFYRIKDNRITQINRKMAHPGMTPFAFSINVEESSVTQDQKNLTTKYTVYYYSPTDGKLNNVESFTDTHVRVGAADLPATRRIIAFENGQVIVKNLTFTNHKLL; translated from the coding sequence ATGTCCATGCATACACCCCCTCAATCGACTGTCGCCGATGACCCCAAAGCCCGCGAGGTCATGCGGCAAGCATTCGAAAAGACTGCCCGCTGGCCGAAAGATTTTAACGGCTTCACTGCTGATCTGACCGTGAATATCAACGGGAAGGTGACCACCGGTCCCGTCATGGTGAAGGGCCCCCGTGAGGTGTCGGTGCAACTTGGAGATGCCGACGTACAAAAATGGGCTCAGGAGCAGCTCGGAATGATCGCCGTCCACCGCGGCCCCCGAAGCTTCGAAGAATCAGACGGCAAGTACTCTCTCACGATGGAAGAGGATGGCCACCCCTTCGGCACCAAGCTCGATATCCACGGATCGAACTCCTTCTACCGGATCAAAGATAACCGCATCACCCAAATTAACCGGAAGATGGCCCACCCGGGCATGACTCCCTTTGCCTTCTCAATCAACGTCGAAGAAAGTTCCGTCACGCAGGATCAGAAGAACCTGACCACCAAATATACCGTCTATTACTACTCCCCCACTGACGGGAAGTTAAACAACGTCGAGAGCTTCACCGACACGCATGTGCGGGTAGGAGCGGCGGATCTTCCCGCCACCCGCCGCATCATTGCATTTGAAAACGGCCAGGTCATCGTCAAGAACTTGACCTTCACGAACCACAAGTTGCTCTAG
- a CDS encoding ATP-dependent Clp protease adaptor ClpS, which produces MAKPSFPLTTPDVTEETGTGTGDDLESRVIVYNCDCHTYQQVISLLCKYVPGMTSSHAFELAYQIDHEGEAMVFEGETQQAEQIASGLASGGLRVAVQ; this is translated from the coding sequence ATGGCGAAACCATCCTTTCCGTTGACGACCCCTGACGTCACCGAAGAGACCGGGACAGGCACCGGCGACGACCTCGAATCCCGGGTGATCGTCTACAATTGCGACTGCCATACCTACCAGCAGGTGATTAGCCTCCTGTGCAAGTATGTGCCGGGCATGACCTCTTCACACGCCTTTGAACTCGCGTATCAAATCGATCATGAAGGAGAAGCGATGGTCTTTGAGGGGGAGACACAGCAAGCCGAACAGATTGCGTCAGGGCTCGCAAGCGGAGGACTTCGAGTGGCGGTGCAGTAG
- a CDS encoding FAD-dependent monooxygenase, translating into MAGTIVETDIAVVGAGGGGAVLALALAQQGIKTIVLEQASGPPQGLRGEILQPNGQRVLDRLGLLKKLPVDSTRPIRKFHFCRVGGERLCTVDYGELPAPYNHAVVTLPNVAHHAILDAIQAEPSVALWYGASFVSLVKEGTQVSGLTATRGGEEVTIRAKVVVGADGAFSKVRQALQIPAEVHLYPQGYLIAILDSPLPITEAKYYVGKKTILGLFPAAGGKVYCFYMIPTGTYDRIKAQGLPAVQEAWTAIDPALKPLFQQLTDWSQTAFMPTGRVRTPTWVADGAVLIGDAAHAMNPHASQGRMQAMVDAMTLADLLPDCLAERNFSAAKLKTYEDARRPQVTMLQRLADEQVLFWNTANPVIGFLRNRVFRTLDRNPRLRYRVLSTTAGLRQSPPFSLIDRVMAAGFLPDPFARSTAAGMARLHDGR; encoded by the coding sequence GTGGCAGGGACCATCGTCGAAACAGATATTGCTGTCGTCGGGGCCGGAGGCGGAGGGGCCGTATTGGCGCTTGCGTTGGCTCAGCAGGGGATCAAGACGATCGTGCTCGAGCAGGCCTCAGGTCCGCCGCAGGGGCTACGTGGAGAAATTCTTCAGCCGAATGGTCAACGAGTATTAGATCGGTTGGGATTGCTCAAGAAGTTGCCGGTGGATTCGACCAGGCCGATCCGCAAGTTTCATTTCTGCCGGGTGGGTGGAGAGCGGTTGTGCACCGTCGACTACGGGGAGTTGCCCGCGCCATACAATCACGCCGTCGTGACGTTGCCGAATGTGGCGCACCACGCCATTCTCGATGCGATCCAGGCTGAACCGTCGGTCGCGCTTTGGTATGGCGCCAGCTTTGTCAGTCTGGTGAAGGAGGGGACGCAGGTGAGCGGTCTGACCGCAACGCGCGGCGGGGAAGAGGTGACGATTCGTGCGAAGGTGGTTGTCGGGGCCGATGGCGCGTTTTCCAAGGTTCGGCAGGCCCTGCAGATTCCGGCGGAGGTGCATCTCTATCCGCAGGGGTATCTGATCGCGATTCTCGATTCTCCGTTGCCGATCACTGAAGCCAAGTATTACGTTGGAAAGAAAACGATTCTCGGACTCTTTCCTGCCGCGGGCGGCAAGGTTTATTGTTTCTATATGATCCCAACCGGCACCTATGATCGTATTAAGGCGCAGGGCCTTCCGGCCGTGCAGGAGGCTTGGACGGCCATTGATCCCGCGCTCAAGCCGTTGTTTCAGCAATTGACGGATTGGAGTCAGACCGCGTTCATGCCGACCGGGCGTGTGCGGACGCCGACCTGGGTGGCGGACGGCGCAGTGCTGATCGGCGACGCGGCTCATGCCATGAATCCGCACGCGTCGCAAGGCCGTATGCAAGCGATGGTCGATGCGATGACGCTCGCGGACTTGTTGCCGGACTGTCTGGCGGAGCGAAATTTCTCCGCGGCAAAACTGAAAACCTACGAGGATGCCCGGCGTCCCCAGGTCACCATGTTGCAACGATTGGCGGATGAGCAGGTCTTGTTCTGGAACACGGCGAATCCTGTGATTGGCTTTCTCCGTAACCGGGTGTTTCGCACGCTGGATCGGAATCCCCGGCTGCGGTATCGCGTCTTGTCTACGACTGCGGGGCTGCGGCAATCGCCGCCGTTTTCATTGATCGATCGAGTCATGGCAGCAGGATTCCTGCCGGATCCGTTTGCCCGGAGTACGGCAGCAGGAATGGCGAGGTTACACGATGGCAGGTAA
- the hemW gene encoding radical SAM family heme chaperone HemW, producing MQQERDIGLYLHVPLCRQRCHFCAFYLEIATPARIDAYLSALERELILYRQQNLLAGRAFQSIYFGGGTPTVLPSLRLAALLNHIRNTSSVTPDAEVTVEAHPSTVTLADLRALATAGFNRISLGAESMAPQDFIPIGRPGTVSETEQAVEHARTAGFSNINLDLMYGLPGQSLVSWTTTVQSLLQLNPTHISCYALTIEDNTKLAHDIAKGLVPAPDELLQVEMEAAAETVLTQAGFTRYEISNYAKPGYACRHNLLYWTDGDYLGLGPSAQSYVAGCRFGNIAHLDTYTSQLERNQLPVTDRQQLSVEDQQRDALIFGLRLLNGVPSSLLADGQADRELFAQLRAKGLIVEEGSRTRLTPLGRRFADSVASDLF from the coding sequence ATGCAGCAAGAAAGAGACATCGGGCTCTATCTCCACGTTCCGCTCTGCCGCCAGCGCTGCCACTTCTGCGCCTTCTACTTGGAGATTGCCACGCCGGCTCGCATCGACGCCTACCTTTCAGCGCTCGAACGTGAACTGATCCTCTATCGCCAGCAGAATCTCCTTGCTGGACGAGCATTTCAGAGCATCTACTTCGGAGGGGGGACGCCCACGGTGCTTCCATCGCTTCGGCTGGCTGCCCTTCTAAACCATATTCGAAACACCTCTTCCGTCACGCCGGATGCCGAAGTGACCGTTGAAGCTCATCCCTCAACAGTCACACTTGCTGATTTGAGGGCCCTTGCCACAGCCGGCTTCAATCGGATCAGTCTGGGAGCTGAATCCATGGCTCCCCAAGACTTCATTCCGATTGGCCGCCCTGGCACGGTATCCGAAACCGAGCAGGCAGTTGAACATGCTCGAACTGCAGGATTTTCCAATATCAATCTCGACCTCATGTATGGCCTGCCTGGACAAAGTCTTGTGTCCTGGACAACCACCGTACAATCTCTTCTTCAACTCAATCCAACTCATATCTCTTGTTATGCCCTCACCATTGAAGACAACACCAAGCTGGCGCACGATATCGCCAAGGGACTGGTCCCTGCACCTGATGAACTACTTCAAGTTGAGATGGAAGCGGCAGCCGAAACGGTGCTGACACAAGCCGGCTTTACTCGCTACGAAATTTCCAACTACGCCAAGCCCGGTTATGCCTGCCGCCACAATTTGCTCTATTGGACCGACGGCGACTACCTTGGCCTCGGTCCCAGCGCGCAGTCCTACGTGGCCGGATGCCGATTTGGCAACATTGCACATCTCGACACCTACACAAGCCAGCTGGAGCGGAATCAACTTCCAGTAACAGATCGCCAACAGCTCAGCGTCGAGGACCAACAACGCGATGCCCTGATCTTCGGCCTACGTCTCTTGAACGGGGTCCCCAGCTCACTTCTTGCTGATGGGCAAGCCGACCGGGAACTCTTCGCCCAACTCAGGGCGAAGGGCCTGATCGTCGAAGAGGGCAGCCGAACCAGGCTGACCCCGTTGGGCCGCCGCTTTGCCGACAGCGTGGCATCAGACCTGTTCTGA
- a CDS encoding TPM domain-containing protein codes for MIGLPRQFISAMASVSLLWLVVIGAAHGALYDRPKERAPLPGPMGYVSDHAGVLDAEWKERIRSVCQDLERKTGVEMVVVTVPSIKPFLSANEYAAALYGKWGIGSAQQEHGVMVLVSVEERQAAMTLGRQMLPIITPTIMTDVGGGTLLPAIQLGHFGEGLYRTVVALATPAQEVRVGTLPKHHFKGVGFWITLFTSLGAMSFFWWISRPDLRHPYRRIQRGEYWGTGQGGFGGNWGGFGGGTSGEGYK; via the coding sequence ATGATCGGCCTACCGAGGCAATTCATTTCCGCGATGGCGTCGGTGAGCCTGCTGTGGCTCGTTGTGATCGGAGCTGCGCACGGGGCTCTCTATGATCGTCCGAAGGAACGCGCGCCGTTGCCCGGTCCGATGGGGTATGTCAGCGATCACGCCGGCGTGCTGGATGCGGAGTGGAAAGAACGGATTCGTTCCGTCTGTCAGGATCTCGAACGAAAAACCGGGGTGGAGATGGTCGTGGTCACCGTGCCATCGATCAAGCCGTTTCTCTCGGCCAACGAATATGCAGCGGCCCTCTATGGGAAATGGGGGATCGGATCGGCGCAGCAAGAACATGGAGTGATGGTGCTGGTCTCCGTCGAAGAGCGGCAGGCGGCGATGACGTTGGGGCGCCAGATGCTCCCCATTATCACCCCGACCATCATGACCGACGTCGGCGGCGGCACGTTGCTTCCCGCGATTCAGCTCGGGCATTTCGGTGAAGGCCTGTACCGGACAGTGGTGGCGCTCGCGACTCCGGCTCAAGAGGTGCGGGTCGGGACGTTACCGAAGCATCATTTCAAAGGCGTCGGCTTCTGGATCACTCTCTTCACGAGTCTTGGTGCGATGTCTTTCTTTTGGTGGATCAGCCGCCCGGACCTGCGACATCCGTATCGCCGCATTCAACGTGGCGAGTATTGGGGCACGGGGCAGGGTGGATTCGGCGGCAACTGGGGCGGATTTGGCGGCGGGACGAGCGGGGAAGGTTACAAGTAG
- the cax gene encoding calcium/proton exchanger — MKKIFTSWLDILLVFIPTAIALEVVKADPLYVFAASAFAIVPLAGMLGRATEHLTSHVGAGIGSLLNASLGNAAELIIALAALREGLHDVVKASLTGSILGNVLLVLGASMVAGGLKFERQKFNQTAAGMGSSLLLLAAVGLIIPALFHFTAADRGVTIERELSLEIAIVLFVMYGLSLMFSLKTHRHLYAGESHDAEDLGEKPWSFRMSVAVLTVVTTLIAVMSELLVGAIEPTAHKLGLTQVFVGVILVALVGNAAEHSTAVLMAMKNKMDLAYGIAVGSSLQIALLVAPVLVFASYLFGTPLDLIFTPFEVAAVTISVFVVGFVAIDGESNWMEGAMLVGVYAMLAIAFYFLPA; from the coding sequence ATGAAAAAAATCTTTACGTCGTGGCTCGATATATTGCTTGTGTTCATTCCGACGGCGATTGCCCTTGAGGTCGTCAAGGCTGATCCGCTCTATGTCTTTGCCGCGTCCGCTTTCGCGATTGTTCCGCTCGCCGGGATGTTGGGCCGCGCGACCGAGCATCTCACGTCGCATGTCGGTGCCGGGATCGGCAGCCTGTTAAATGCCTCACTGGGAAACGCCGCGGAGCTGATCATAGCACTTGCCGCACTTCGTGAGGGGCTCCATGATGTGGTCAAAGCGTCACTCACTGGTTCCATTCTCGGTAACGTTCTGCTGGTTCTCGGGGCGTCTATGGTTGCTGGCGGATTGAAGTTTGAACGGCAGAAGTTCAACCAAACGGCGGCAGGGATGGGCTCCAGCCTGCTCTTGTTGGCGGCGGTCGGTTTGATCATACCCGCGCTGTTCCATTTCACCGCCGCGGATCGGGGCGTGACGATCGAACGGGAGTTGAGTCTGGAGATCGCCATCGTGCTCTTCGTGATGTATGGGCTCAGCCTCATGTTCTCCCTGAAGACCCATCGCCATCTGTATGCAGGGGAATCACATGACGCGGAAGATCTGGGCGAGAAGCCTTGGAGCTTCCGTATGTCGGTGGCGGTCTTGACTGTGGTGACGACCTTGATCGCCGTGATGAGCGAACTATTGGTCGGTGCCATTGAGCCGACTGCGCACAAACTGGGTCTGACGCAGGTCTTCGTCGGCGTGATTCTGGTGGCGCTGGTCGGCAATGCGGCGGAACATTCGACGGCGGTGCTCATGGCGATGAAGAATAAAATGGATTTGGCCTATGGGATTGCCGTGGGGTCAAGTCTGCAAATTGCTCTCTTGGTCGCGCCGGTGCTGGTCTTTGCGAGCTATCTCTTCGGTACCCCGCTGGACTTGATCTTTACGCCGTTCGAAGTCGCGGCGGTGACGATCTCGGTGTTTGTTGTGGGTTTCGTCGCGATCGACGGGGAGTCGAACTGGATGGAAGGCGCCATGCTGGTCGGGGTCTACGCGATGCTGGCCATTGCCTTCTATTTTCTTCCGGCTTGA